In Dehalogenimonas etheniformans, one genomic interval encodes:
- a CDS encoding zinc-ribbon domain containing protein codes for MAQDKTIQCADCGSDFTFSASEQEFFASKGFTNEPKRCPTCRQARKQTRGGSGGSNSGGARQMFPAVCAACGKETQVPFEPRNGRPVYCSDCFAKSKSAY; via the coding sequence ATGGCCCAAGACAAAACCATTCAATGCGCAGACTGCGGCTCTGATTTCACGTTCAGCGCCTCTGAGCAGGAGTTCTTCGCCTCCAAGGGTTTCACCAACGAGCCCAAGCGCTGCCCCACCTGCCGCCAGGCCCGCAAGCAGACTCGCGGCGGTTCCGGCGGTTCCAATTCAGGAGGCGCTCGCCAGATGTTCCCTGCCGTATGTGCTGCCTGCGGCAAAGAGACCCAGGTGCCCTTCGAGCCCCGCAACGGCCGCCCGGTTTATTGCAGCGATTGTTTCGCTAAATCCAAGAGCGCCTACTAA
- the crcB gene encoding fluoride efflux transporter CrcB codes for MKIVILIAGAGALGSVCRYALSGAVYAALGQNFPYGTLVVNVIGSFLLGLLMQMGLNTDLIPPHLRTVVAIGFLGAFTTFSTFTYETVQFIQDGAWGSAALNIATSLILGIAAVIAGIYTGRLFAGGT; via the coding sequence ATGAAGATAGTTATTCTTATCGCCGGGGCGGGGGCTCTGGGATCGGTGTGCCGCTATGCGCTTTCCGGCGCGGTTTACGCCGCGCTCGGCCAGAACTTTCCCTATGGCACCCTGGTGGTCAATGTTATCGGCAGCTTCCTTCTCGGACTGCTGATGCAAATGGGTTTGAATACAGACCTGATCCCGCCGCACCTGCGCACCGTGGTGGCTATCGGCTTCCTCGGCGCCTTCACGACATTTTCTACATTCACCTACGAAACAGTCCAATTTATCCAGGACGGCGCGTGGGGATCCGCTGCGCTTAATATAGCTACCAGCCTTATTTTGGGAATCGCAGCCGTAATCGCCGGGATTTATACCGGGCGGCTCTTTGCGGGAGGGACCTGA
- a CDS encoding DUF190 domain-containing protein — translation MRTIEGEQVLMRIFIGESDIAGGKLLHMALLELFKKKGLAGATVLRGIAGFGAHSRIHSAHLLQLSQDLPVIVEVVDSQEHLDEVLPEVGKLMTGGLITIEKARVISYSPG, via the coding sequence ATGCGTACTATTGAAGGCGAGCAGGTATTGATGCGCATTTTCATCGGCGAGTCTGATATCGCCGGCGGCAAGCTGCTCCATATGGCTCTGCTGGAACTTTTCAAGAAAAAAGGTCTGGCCGGAGCGACTGTTCTCCGGGGAATCGCCGGATTCGGGGCCCACAGCCGGATCCATTCCGCTCACCTGCTGCAACTGTCACAGGACTTGCCGGTAATCGTCGAGGTGGTTGATTCCCAGGAGCACCTAGATGAGGTACTGCCCGAAGTTGGAAAACTGATGACGGGCGGGCTGATCACGATCGAGAAGGCGAGGGTGATCAGCTACTCGCCTGGATAA
- a CDS encoding response regulator → MPELLTVREVADYLRVTQKTVYRLLQQGSIPALKVSHSWRFDKASIDEWLKSTAVGAKANILVVDDDQTIRDLFRDILEDAGHRVITAGSGAEALEYIKAKDFALVFLDLKMPGMSGADVLRKIRAIDPDLPVTIITGFPDSESMAAALAQGPFGVMNKPFGEADVLNAVKSFIRIGRS, encoded by the coding sequence ATGCCGGAATTACTTACAGTTAGAGAAGTCGCGGATTACTTGAGAGTTACCCAAAAGACGGTATACAGGTTGCTGCAACAGGGATCGATTCCAGCTTTGAAGGTAAGCCATAGCTGGCGGTTCGATAAAGCCTCGATCGACGAATGGTTGAAGTCAACCGCGGTCGGCGCAAAAGCCAACATCCTGGTTGTCGATGACGATCAGACCATCCGCGACCTTTTCCGTGATATCCTCGAGGATGCCGGACACCGGGTGATCACCGCCGGCAGCGGTGCCGAGGCACTTGAATACATTAAAGCCAAGGATTTCGCGTTGGTTTTTCTCGACCTCAAGATGCCTGGCATGAGCGGGGCGGATGTGCTGAGGAAGATCCGGGCAATCGATCCCGATCTGCCGGTGACTATCATCACCGGGTTCCCCGACAGCGAGTCCATGGCCGCCGCGCTGGCGCAGGGGCCATTCGGAGTGATGAACAAGCCATTCGGCGAGGCTGACGTCCTGAACGCCGTAAAAAGCTTTATTCGAATCGGCCGAAGCTAA
- a CDS encoding PAS domain-containing sensor histidine kinase, translated as MPGREAERRGITIRQVVEERLLGDAANTFRTMFERSGTAVAVLNDAGIMVMANESMSKLIDLPVPEIEGKHSWFEFVAEADRKKAQDYHRLRRSHPGTAPEHYEFKLIDQNGGSHEIEITVAMFPGTDLSLLSCIDVTHLKTAQEMGRLTRFAVENAPESILWLSEGGAILYANGAACRMLGYNVGQLMSHNISDIDTSRSRREWLRLLKELKQSGSMVWQSEYRRQDGHVIPVEVLINYILLNDKNYYWTFARDASARQQAERRELQLQSELSVSARLASIGELAAGVAHEINNPLTGIIGFSERLIRKIPDEKIGGDLKRIHSEAIRAAKVVQNLLTFARRRQPSKEPVDINNIIKESLALREYELRHRGIQVVTHLADLPCFMADYYQIEQVFVNLIVNAEQAMTAAKKGDRLAVTTGVLEGQILVTFADNGPGIKPENLEKLFDPFFTTRTESGGTGLGLSICHGIVLEHGGRISATSEYGEGATFTVALPLKNNECPEVEKS; from the coding sequence ATGCCAGGTCGTGAGGCTGAGCGTCGCGGCATAACCATCCGCCAGGTCGTGGAGGAACGGTTGCTCGGCGACGCAGCCAATACCTTCCGGACGATGTTCGAACGTTCAGGCACCGCCGTAGCCGTATTGAACGACGCCGGCATTATGGTAATGGCGAACGAAAGTATGTCCAAGCTTATTGATCTCCCTGTGCCTGAGATCGAGGGCAAACACTCCTGGTTCGAGTTCGTAGCCGAAGCCGACCGCAAAAAAGCCCAGGACTATCATCGGCTGCGCCGCAGCCATCCGGGCACCGCCCCGGAGCATTACGAGTTCAAACTGATCGACCAGAACGGCGGCAGTCACGAGATAGAGATCACCGTCGCGATGTTCCCAGGCACCGATCTTTCACTGCTGTCTTGCATCGACGTCACGCACTTGAAAACAGCCCAGGAGATGGGCAGGCTGACCCGCTTCGCCGTTGAAAATGCGCCGGAATCGATCCTCTGGCTGAGCGAAGGGGGGGCCATCCTTTATGCCAACGGCGCGGCTTGCCGCATGCTGGGCTACAACGTCGGTCAGTTGATGTCTCACAACATTTCAGACATCGACACCAGTCGTTCGCGGCGCGAATGGCTCAGGCTGCTCAAGGAACTGAAGCAATCTGGCTCCATGGTGTGGCAATCGGAATACCGCCGGCAAGACGGTCATGTCATCCCGGTCGAAGTCTTGATAAACTACATCCTGCTTAACGACAAGAACTATTATTGGACTTTTGCCAGGGATGCTTCCGCCCGACAGCAGGCGGAAAGGCGCGAACTACAGCTTCAGTCGGAGCTCAGCGTTTCAGCCAGGCTGGCTTCCATAGGAGAACTGGCAGCGGGAGTTGCGCACGAGATCAACAATCCATTGACCGGGATCATCGGTTTTTCCGAGCGGCTGATCCGAAAGATACCTGATGAGAAAATTGGCGGAGACCTCAAGAGGATACACAGCGAGGCGATACGGGCGGCGAAAGTGGTCCAAAACCTCCTGACCTTTGCCCGGCGCAGGCAACCGTCCAAGGAACCGGTGGACATCAACAACATTATCAAAGAATCCCTCGCTCTGCGCGAGTATGAACTCAGGCATCGCGGGATTCAGGTCGTGACCCACCTGGCGGATCTGCCATGTTTCATGGCGGATTATTACCAGATTGAGCAGGTTTTCGTTAATCTGATCGTCAACGCAGAACAGGCGATGACGGCAGCCAAAAAAGGTGACCGGCTGGCGGTGACCACCGGCGTGCTCGAAGGCCAGATACTGGTCACCTTCGCCGATAACGGACCCGGCATAAAACCCGAGAACCTGGAAAAGTTGTTCGATCCTTTCTTTACGACGCGTACCGAAAGCGGCGGGACCGGCTTGGGGCTTTCAATCTGCCATGGCATCGTCCTGGAACACGGCGGACGAATCAGCGCTACAAGCGAATACGGGGAGGGGGCGACGTTTACGGTGGCCTTGCCCCTTAAAAACAACGAGTGTCCCGAGGTCGAAAAGAGCTAG
- a CDS encoding DUF167 domain-containing protein, which yields MNRSLIDIHVQPGARKTEVVGLYGEAVKIKVAATPERGIANEALIDFIAERLGIAKNAVKLVRGRTGRHKTVAVEGMDESEARKRLLGAV from the coding sequence TTGAACCGGTCCCTGATCGATATCCACGTCCAGCCCGGCGCCCGGAAAACCGAGGTGGTCGGGCTTTACGGAGAAGCGGTCAAGATCAAGGTGGCGGCAACACCTGAGCGGGGAATCGCCAATGAGGCTCTCATCGATTTTATTGCCGAACGCCTCGGCATTGCCAAAAACGCCGTCAAGTTGGTGCGGGGCCGCACCGGCCGCCATAAAACCGTCGCGGTTGAAGGGATGGACGAATCCGAGGCCCGAAAAAGATTGCTGGGAGCCGTCTAG
- a CDS encoding CinA family protein, which translates to MPSLETQLSKLLQDKGLTIGTVESATGGMIAEWLTSIPGSSKYFKGGLVTYQNELKIRLAGVKYETLLAYGAVSPQVAEQMAAGGRKALGVDICISDTGIAGPGGETADKPVGLFYLGLATPEGVWNRKFIFKGDRNKNRESAAAAALKWAIERLGGATTP; encoded by the coding sequence ATGCCTTCACTTGAGACCCAACTTTCGAAATTGCTTCAGGACAAGGGCTTAACAATCGGCACCGTGGAATCGGCAACCGGGGGCATGATCGCCGAATGGTTGACTTCGATCCCGGGCTCATCCAAGTATTTCAAGGGCGGATTGGTTACCTATCAAAATGAATTGAAGATACGGCTCGCGGGGGTTAAATACGAAACGCTGCTGGCTTACGGGGCAGTCAGCCCTCAGGTGGCGGAACAGATGGCAGCCGGCGGGCGCAAAGCATTGGGCGTCGACATCTGCATCTCCGATACCGGCATTGCCGGTCCCGGCGGCGAGACGGCCGACAAGCCGGTTGGGCTGTTCTACCTGGGTTTGGCGACTCCCGAGGGCGTCTGGAACCGCAAGTTCATCTTCAAAGGGGACCGCAATAAAAACCGGGAATCAGCCGCGGCAGCGGCGTTAAAATGGGCGATCGAGCGCCTGGGTGGAGCTACAACCCCTTGA
- the rph gene encoding ribonuclease PH → MPRLDGRALDQLRPIKITAGFQTYAEGSVLIEQGNTRVVVSVTMEDRVPPFLKNSGTGWVTAEYAMLPRSTSTRTPRDSAGKISGRSQEIQRLVGRSLRAVTDLAALGERSFTVDCDVLQADAGTRTASITGGYVALYLAFSKLHRLGIFKNMPLRSQVAAVSVSVYKGNILLDPAFEEDCNAESDFNLVMNSRGEFIEVQGTAEKKAYAKETLEAVIAMGEKGIRQLFEIQAAAIKGL, encoded by the coding sequence ATGCCCAGATTAGACGGCCGTGCCCTCGATCAGTTGCGTCCCATTAAGATTACCGCCGGTTTCCAGACCTATGCCGAGGGTTCGGTGCTAATCGAACAGGGCAACACCAGGGTGGTGGTGTCCGTTACCATGGAGGACAGAGTACCGCCATTTTTGAAAAACAGCGGCACAGGCTGGGTAACAGCCGAGTACGCCATGCTGCCGAGATCGACTTCCACGCGTACGCCTCGGGATTCTGCCGGTAAGATTTCAGGCCGCAGCCAGGAGATACAACGGCTGGTTGGCAGGTCACTCCGAGCGGTGACAGATCTGGCAGCCCTGGGTGAGCGCAGTTTTACCGTAGATTGCGATGTGCTTCAAGCCGATGCCGGAACTAGAACCGCCTCGATCACCGGGGGATATGTCGCTTTGTACCTGGCGTTCTCCAAGCTGCACCGGCTGGGTATCTTTAAGAATATGCCGCTTAGATCGCAGGTGGCAGCCGTTTCGGTCAGCGTTTATAAGGGCAATATCCTGCTCGACCCGGCTTTTGAAGAGGACTGCAACGCCGAGTCTGATTTCAATCTCGTGATGAATTCCAGGGGGGAATTCATAGAAGTGCAGGGGACGGCGGAGAAAAAAGCCTACGCGAAAGAAACCCTCGAGGCGGTCATCGCCATGGGGGAAAAGGGTATCAGGCAGTTATTCGAAATCCAAGCAGCCGCTATCAAGGGGTTGTAG
- a CDS encoding glutamate-5-semialdehyde dehydrogenase, whose amino-acid sequence MTVDPVIELEMQCRRAKLASRKLAYTGIAAKNSALENIAADLLSQKETILEANAIDQLEARKIGMAPAMLDRLALTPYTIDLIAADVRSVGGLPDPIGEIFDMRTLSNGLTLGKKRVPLGVIAAIYESRPNVTVDITALCLKAGNAVILRGGKETINSNRALVKIIIGALERAGIDPNVVQFIDNTDRSLVPHLLKMNDRIDLVIPRGGTGLIKFVKENSTIPVVAGGAGVCHTFVDASARIDRAVAIVYNAKVQKPSACNALDTILVHREIAAAFLPKAAAELANTGVELHCDPRSMAILGSQPELKLVSAVDEDWGKEFLALTAAVKVVDSLDEALDHIAAYGDGHSEAIITEDYSNAQRFLNEVDAAAVYVNSSTRFTDGAQFGLGAEVGISTQKMHARGPLGLKEITSYKWLVYGSGQTRP is encoded by the coding sequence ATGACCGTGGACCCCGTTATTGAACTGGAAATGCAGTGCCGTCGCGCCAAACTGGCCAGCCGGAAACTGGCTTACACCGGAATCGCGGCCAAGAATTCGGCGCTGGAAAATATCGCCGCTGACCTCCTCTCCCAAAAAGAGACAATCCTTGAAGCGAATGCCATTGACCAGTTGGAAGCCAGAAAAATCGGTATGGCTCCGGCAATGCTGGATCGCCTGGCTCTCACTCCGTACACTATCGATTTGATTGCCGCCGACGTGCGGAGCGTCGGCGGTCTGCCGGACCCCATCGGCGAGATCTTTGACATGCGCACCCTTTCGAACGGCTTAACCCTTGGGAAAAAAAGAGTTCCACTCGGGGTAATCGCAGCCATTTACGAATCGCGCCCCAACGTCACTGTCGATATTACCGCATTGTGTCTCAAGGCTGGCAATGCCGTCATCCTCCGCGGCGGCAAGGAAACGATCAACTCCAATCGCGCGTTAGTAAAAATAATCATTGGCGCTCTTGAACGCGCCGGGATCGATCCGAACGTCGTCCAGTTCATCGATAACACTGACCGCTCCCTGGTGCCGCATCTGTTGAAAATGAACGACCGGATTGACCTGGTCATCCCTCGGGGCGGAACCGGTCTGATCAAGTTTGTCAAAGAGAATTCCACTATTCCGGTGGTTGCCGGCGGCGCAGGTGTCTGCCACACCTTCGTCGATGCCTCCGCCAGGATAGACCGCGCGGTTGCCATCGTTTACAACGCCAAGGTGCAGAAGCCTTCCGCCTGCAACGCCCTCGATACGATCCTGGTCCACCGGGAAATCGCCGCGGCGTTCCTTCCGAAAGCCGCAGCCGAATTAGCTAATACGGGTGTCGAACTGCATTGCGACCCAAGATCCATGGCCATACTGGGCTCTCAGCCGGAATTGAAACTGGTATCAGCTGTTGACGAAGATTGGGGCAAAGAATTTTTAGCGCTGACTGCCGCGGTCAAGGTCGTCGATTCCCTTGATGAAGCCCTCGATCACATCGCCGCCTACGGAGACGGTCATTCAGAGGCCATAATAACTGAGGATTATTCCAACGCGCAACGGTTTTTAAACGAGGTGGATGCGGCCGCGGTTTATGTCAATTCCTCGACCCGCTTCACCGATGGCGCCCAGTTCGGCCTCGGGGCGGAAGTGGGTATTTCGACGCAAAAGATGCATGCCCGCGGCCCGCTCGGTCTAAAGGAAATCACCAGCTACAAGTGGCTGGTATACGGCTCCGGCCAAACTCGTCCCTGA
- a CDS encoding B12-binding domain-containing radical SAM protein, whose product MKILMVYPRYPETFWSFRHALKFVSKRASFPPLGLLTIAAMLPNEWEIRLLDLNVTSFNQRDLDWADAVYISAMAIQRKSAEELIEKARAAGKTIVAGGPYFTTEYDRISGVDHFVLDEAEITLPLFLADWAAGEAQPVYRSEDKPDITATPLPMWKLLDKAAYSSMSLQYSRGCPFNCEFCDIVVLFGRKPRVKTADQVVRELQSLYDYGWRSGVFFVDDNLIGNKRHLKAEVLPAITSWQEKNKFPFSLSTEVSINLADDDDLMKAMADAGFFQVFVGVETPNAESLAECDKGQNENRDMVAAVKRIQAAGLQVQGGFIVGFDSDPPSIFKSQIAFIQNSGIVTAMVGLLNAPRGTRLFQRLEKENRMIEDFGGDNTDSTLNFEPKMPRKTLIEGYRHLLETIYSPKHYYERTKLFLRNYNPRIRGRLPRFEFHHIAAFFRSLWKLGIIEKGRTYYWRLLAFSLFRRPKVFPLAVTLSITGYHLRKITETLLKTPISGGSSSGSA is encoded by the coding sequence ATGAAAATTCTCATGGTTTATCCCCGTTATCCAGAAACCTTCTGGAGTTTCCGTCACGCCCTTAAATTCGTCAGTAAAAGGGCGTCTTTCCCTCCTCTTGGTTTGTTGACCATTGCAGCGATGCTGCCGAATGAATGGGAAATCAGACTGCTTGACCTCAATGTCACCAGTTTCAATCAAAGAGATTTGGATTGGGCTGACGCAGTCTATATTTCCGCGATGGCGATCCAGCGAAAATCGGCGGAAGAATTAATCGAAAAAGCCAGGGCGGCCGGCAAAACCATCGTCGCCGGGGGTCCTTATTTCACTACCGAGTACGATAGAATCTCGGGTGTAGATCACTTCGTATTGGATGAGGCTGAAATTACCCTGCCGCTGTTTCTTGCCGATTGGGCGGCGGGCGAGGCACAGCCGGTTTATCGATCCGAGGATAAACCAGATATCACCGCTACGCCCCTGCCAATGTGGAAACTCCTTGATAAAGCTGCTTATTCCTCGATGTCGCTGCAGTACTCACGGGGCTGCCCGTTCAATTGCGAATTCTGCGACATCGTCGTCCTCTTCGGCCGCAAACCGAGGGTCAAAACCGCAGATCAGGTTGTACGCGAATTACAATCTCTGTACGATTACGGCTGGCGTTCCGGTGTATTCTTCGTTGATGACAATCTCATCGGCAACAAACGGCACTTGAAGGCTGAGGTGCTTCCCGCCATCACCAGCTGGCAGGAGAAGAACAAATTCCCTTTCAGCCTGTCGACCGAGGTATCAATAAACCTTGCCGATGACGACGACCTCATGAAAGCCATGGCGGATGCTGGCTTTTTCCAGGTCTTCGTCGGTGTCGAAACCCCCAACGCCGAGAGCCTGGCGGAATGTGACAAAGGTCAGAACGAAAACCGTGACATGGTAGCCGCCGTCAAGAGAATCCAGGCTGCCGGCCTCCAGGTCCAGGGTGGCTTCATTGTCGGCTTCGACTCTGATCCACCCTCGATTTTCAAATCGCAGATAGCTTTTATCCAGAATAGCGGCATAGTCACTGCTATGGTGGGTTTATTAAACGCGCCCCGGGGCACCCGGTTATTCCAACGCCTCGAGAAGGAAAACCGGATGATCGAGGATTTTGGCGGGGACAACACCGATTCCACTCTCAATTTCGAACCAAAGATGCCACGTAAAACCCTCATAGAGGGTTACCGGCACCTGCTTGAAACCATTTACTCACCCAAACACTATTATGAGCGCACCAAATTGTTCCTGCGCAACTACAACCCGCGAATTCGGGGACGCCTTCCTCGTTTCGAATTTCACCACATAGCGGCGTTCTTCCGTTCATTATGGAAGCTCGGGATTATCGAAAAAGGTCGTACTTATTATTGGAGGCTTTTGGCGTTCAGCCTGTTCAGGAGGCCCAAAGTGTTCCCGCTGGCAGTGACGCTCTCCATAACGGGTTATCATCTACGGAAGATCACCGAGACATTATTGAAAACACCGATATCCGGAGGATCGAGTAGCGGAAGCGCCTGA
- a CDS encoding Rieske (2Fe-2S) protein has product MEKYIDVAKTGDILDGQMKSFLVCDKKLLVINSSGNFYAINETCSHLGGELASGKLEGKVISCPIHGAKFYISSGKCLSGFKFGPFKLRTKDACIFPVVVEGEAIKVRMEIPMGTGELETEMHHG; this is encoded by the coding sequence ATGGAAAAATACATTGATGTGGCAAAGACCGGAGATATTCTTGACGGGCAGATGAAGTCCTTTTTGGTATGCGACAAGAAATTGTTGGTTATCAACTCTAGCGGCAACTTCTACGCCATAAACGAGACTTGCAGCCACCTCGGTGGCGAATTGGCCTCGGGAAAACTTGAGGGAAAGGTTATTTCCTGCCCGATCCATGGCGCTAAGTTTTACATCTCTAGTGGTAAATGCCTTTCGGGATTTAAATTCGGACCCTTCAAATTGCGCACGAAGGATGCCTGTATTTTTCCTGTGGTTGTCGAAGGGGAAGCGATCAAGGTGCGAATGGAAATCCCCATGGGGACCGGCGAGCTAGAAACGGAAATGCATCACGGTTGA
- a CDS encoding 4Fe-4S binding protein produces MPWMLPTVIKNLFSKPATVCYPVVVKEPVAGFRGKVRWDSNKCDLCNDCARLCPSGAITIDVPSRQVRYDPLKCVYCANCVDVCLQQAISHDLVYAAPRIHKKQEVTVIYHRGPSTHNI; encoded by the coding sequence ATGCCCTGGATGCTGCCGACCGTAATCAAAAACCTGTTCAGCAAACCGGCAACGGTGTGTTATCCAGTTGTTGTAAAAGAACCCGTTGCAGGATTTCGTGGCAAAGTCCGTTGGGATAGCAATAAGTGCGATCTATGCAACGATTGCGCTCGATTGTGCCCTTCGGGCGCCATAACTATTGATGTGCCATCTCGCCAGGTGCGCTACGATCCGTTGAAATGTGTCTACTGCGCAAACTGTGTCGATGTCTGCCTGCAGCAGGCCATCAGTCACGACTTGGTCTATGCCGCCCCACGTATTCACAAAAAACAGGAAGTAACGGTGATCTACCACAGAGGACCTTCCACGCATAATATATAA
- a CDS encoding nickel-dependent hydrogenase large subunit, giving the protein MARTVIPFGPQHPVFPEPVQLKLECEDEIVTGATPVIGYVHRGIEKACELNPFRNNVFLVERICGICSIQHALCYCEAVEKLCGVTVPERARYLRTAWAELSRLHSHALWLGLLADAMGFESLFMQIWRAREIIMDILEMTTGNRVIHSAVLVGGVRRDIDPETVKTIKTKLADFKNFMDKTVKPTLLNDPTLKKRAIGKGILTTEQARLLGAVGPTLRASGVSSDIRSTGYAAFKDIGFEPVVETAGDSYARALVRVRELYQSIELVTRSLEMAPSGELLVRVDTFPEGETITRVEQPRGELFYYVKGNGSNNLERCKIRTPTFANIPTLLAMLPGCELADVPIITLSIDPCISCTER; this is encoded by the coding sequence ATGGCGCGCACCGTAATACCCTTCGGCCCCCAGCATCCGGTCTTTCCTGAACCGGTGCAGCTTAAGTTGGAATGTGAAGATGAGATCGTTACCGGAGCGACCCCGGTTATCGGCTACGTCCATAGGGGAATCGAAAAAGCTTGCGAGTTGAACCCTTTCCGCAACAATGTCTTTCTTGTGGAACGCATTTGCGGTATATGCAGTATTCAGCATGCTTTGTGCTACTGCGAAGCGGTCGAAAAACTCTGCGGGGTAACCGTTCCAGAGCGTGCCCGGTATCTGCGAACCGCCTGGGCTGAATTATCGCGCCTTCACAGTCATGCTCTGTGGCTTGGTTTGTTGGCTGATGCAATGGGTTTTGAGAGCCTGTTCATGCAGATCTGGCGTGCCAGGGAAATCATCATGGACATCCTGGAGATGACTACAGGCAACCGGGTCATCCATTCCGCAGTGCTGGTAGGCGGAGTGCGCCGGGACATCGATCCCGAAACAGTGAAGACGATCAAGACAAAACTAGCGGATTTCAAGAATTTTATGGATAAAACGGTCAAACCGACCCTGTTGAACGACCCGACGCTCAAAAAACGAGCCATAGGCAAGGGTATACTAACCACCGAACAAGCGCGCTTGCTGGGGGCCGTCGGCCCAACATTGCGAGCCAGCGGCGTCTCCTCCGACATAAGATCGACGGGTTATGCCGCGTTCAAAGACATCGGTTTCGAGCCGGTCGTGGAAACCGCCGGCGACAGTTATGCTCGTGCGCTAGTCAGGGTAAGAGAACTCTATCAATCGATCGAACTGGTCACAAGGTCCCTGGAGATGGCGCCGTCCGGAGAATTGTTGGTTCGCGTCGACACATTCCCGGAGGGGGAGACTATCACCCGAGTTGAGCAACCCCGCGGTGAACTATTTTATTATGTCAAAGGCAACGGATCCAATAACCTCGAGCGTTGCAAAATCCGTACTCCAACCTTCGCCAATATTCCTACCCTCCTCGCGATGCTGCCCGGCTGCGAGCTTGCCGATGTGCCCATTATTACTCTTTCCATCGACCCCTGCATTTCTTGCACGGAACGCTAG